In a genomic window of Allomeiothermus silvanus DSM 9946:
- a CDS encoding MiaB/RimO family radical SAM methylthiotransferase — translation MVGMAALSPVRLAVRTLGCKVNQVESDALVGLLRALQPQVVRLEDGADLVVINTCAVTTTAEADARKEVRRARRANPQAFIVVTGCYAELAPDQLAELGADAVVPNARKAELPRVILEHFGLPADPLTTPPNEFWGAGERGLLNNWVRSFVKVQDGCNAGCAYCIIPRLRGRERHRASGDALAEARGLLEAGVQEIVLTGVRLGSYRGHPQGIAGLVEELVLMGAKVRLSSIEPEDTGRELLEVIARYAPRVRPHLHLSLQTGSDRLLKLMGRRYDTTYYRELVQMAYALIPGFALTTDVIAGLPTETEAEHQETLALLRELRPSRVHAFTYTPRPKTRAASLPQVPIEERKRRTKEIIALAQELAAGRIAPKLGSRVEVLLESRREGQWVGHTPDYYEVLADGAGRQGQTVWVKVREIRGYTLLGAVEAVKEEPARMLLPLA, via the coding sequence ATGGTTGGGATGGCAGCGCTTTCTCCCGTACGCCTAGCGGTCAGGACGTTGGGTTGCAAGGTCAACCAGGTCGAGTCGGATGCCCTGGTAGGGTTGTTGCGGGCCCTCCAGCCCCAGGTGGTGCGGCTCGAGGACGGGGCCGATCTGGTGGTCATCAACACCTGTGCGGTTACCACTACCGCCGAGGCCGATGCCCGCAAGGAGGTTCGCCGGGCCCGGCGGGCCAACCCCCAGGCTTTCATCGTGGTAACGGGCTGCTATGCCGAACTGGCCCCGGACCAATTGGCCGAACTGGGGGCCGACGCGGTGGTGCCCAACGCTCGCAAAGCCGAGTTGCCCAGGGTGATCCTCGAGCACTTCGGCCTGCCCGCCGACCCCCTCACCACCCCGCCCAACGAGTTCTGGGGGGCCGGGGAGCGCGGCCTGCTCAACAACTGGGTGCGCTCGTTCGTCAAGGTGCAGGACGGCTGCAACGCAGGCTGCGCCTACTGCATCATCCCCCGCCTGCGCGGGCGTGAACGCCACCGCGCCAGTGGGGATGCCTTGGCGGAAGCTCGAGGCCTCCTCGAAGCGGGGGTGCAGGAGATCGTGCTCACCGGGGTGCGGCTGGGCTCGTACCGGGGTCACCCTCAAGGGATCGCCGGGCTGGTGGAGGAACTGGTCCTGATGGGGGCCAAGGTGCGGCTCAGCTCCATCGAGCCGGAGGATACAGGCCGGGAGTTGCTGGAGGTCATCGCCCGCTATGCCCCTCGGGTGAGGCCCCACCTGCACCTCTCCCTCCAGACCGGCTCCGACCGGCTTCTAAAGCTCATGGGCCGCCGCTACGACACAACCTATTACCGGGAACTGGTGCAGATGGCTTACGCCCTAATCCCTGGTTTCGCTCTCACCACCGACGTAATCGCGGGTCTTCCTACCGAGACCGAGGCAGAGCACCAAGAGACCTTAGCCTTGCTACGGGAACTCCGCCCTAGCCGGGTCCACGCCTTCACCTACACCCCCCGGCCCAAGACCCGTGCCGCCTCGCTGCCACAGGTGCCGATAGAGGAGCGCAAGCGCCGCACCAAGGAGATCATCGCCCTGGCCCAAGAACTCGCTGCCGGGCGCATTGCTCCTAAGCTTGGCAGCCGCGTGGAGGTGCTGCTCGAGTCCCGCCGTGAGGGGCAGTGGGTGGGCCACACCCCCGACTACTACGAGGTCTTAGCCGACGGTGCGGGCCGACAGGGGCAGACGGTGTGGGTGAAGGTCCGGGAGATCCGGGGCTATACCCTGCTCGGAGCCGTCGAGGCGGTCAAGGAAGAACCTGCGCGGATGCTGTTGCCTCTGGCGTGA
- a CDS encoding threonine/serine dehydratase, translating into MLSLEVIYQAAERIAAYTHRTPILSSSSLDQLFGKRLFLKAEHLQKTGSFKARGAVNAALQLERPRGLLAVSSGNHAQAVAYAAYILKVPALIVMPEDASRFKKAGTRAYGAEIYDRGVTVENREEVAHTLTLETGYSFIHPFNDPRVMAGQGTIALELAAQVPDLDAVLVAVGGGGMISGVAAAMKALAPQVRVIGVEPEVANDAQRSLAAGRRIALEQAPKTVADGVRTLSLGEYPWEVIRERVDEIVSVPEEAILEAQRLLMSRTKQVVEPTGALPLAPLLTGHPLPERLGIVVCGGNWMP; encoded by the coding sequence ATGCTCTCCCTCGAGGTCATCTACCAAGCTGCCGAGCGCATCGCGGCGTATACCCATCGCACCCCGATCCTCTCCTCCTCGAGCTTGGATCAGCTCTTCGGCAAGCGGTTATTCCTCAAGGCCGAACACCTGCAAAAAACCGGTAGCTTCAAGGCCCGCGGCGCAGTGAACGCAGCCTTGCAACTCGAACGCCCCCGTGGCCTTCTGGCTGTCTCATCGGGCAACCACGCCCAGGCGGTAGCCTATGCTGCCTACATCTTGAAGGTTCCGGCCCTCATTGTGATGCCGGAAGATGCCTCCCGCTTTAAGAAAGCTGGCACCCGTGCCTATGGAGCGGAGATCTATGACCGCGGGGTAACGGTCGAAAACCGCGAGGAAGTCGCGCACACCCTCACCCTAGAGACCGGCTACAGCTTTATCCATCCCTTCAACGACCCTAGGGTGATGGCCGGACAGGGGACCATCGCCCTCGAGCTAGCCGCTCAGGTTCCCGACCTGGATGCGGTGCTGGTGGCGGTAGGCGGGGGCGGGATGATCTCGGGGGTGGCGGCTGCGATGAAGGCATTGGCCCCCCAGGTCCGGGTGATTGGGGTGGAGCCGGAGGTCGCTAACGACGCCCAGCGAAGTCTGGCGGCGGGTCGGCGGATCGCGCTCGAGCAAGCTCCCAAAACCGTGGCGGATGGGGTGCGCACCCTTTCCTTGGGCGAATACCCCTGGGAGGTAATTCGTGAACGGGTGGACGAGATCGTGAGCGTGCCCGAAGAAGCCATCCTCGAGGCCCAGCGTCTGCTAATGAGCCGCACCAAACAGGTAGTAGAGCCCACCGGGGCGCTGCCGCTAGCCCCTCTACTGACCGGCCACCCCCTGCCCGAGCGGCTAGGAATCGTGGTTTGTGGGGGAAACTGGATGCCCTAA
- a CDS encoding DinB family protein → MQPPVPPPPWLRGDVAGVLPVVSVWLRNLEEVLEIVDKWAADLGPAGFWWVPGPNTNPVGGLVRHIGIASVRLLYRGRGEEIPEPFQKLPPEQLRLTHEAPEAVLGEFRANMRLVWEGLSALREADLEAPRAWGSNPPVPAMYIFDHIGNHAQHHAGQIITTRKLWDATRI, encoded by the coding sequence ATGCAACCTCCTGTACCCCCTCCGCCCTGGCTGCGCGGGGATGTTGCCGGTGTTTTGCCCGTGGTTTCGGTCTGGCTACGCAACCTCGAGGAGGTCTTGGAGATTGTGGACAAGTGGGCTGCCGACCTAGGGCCTGCGGGGTTTTGGTGGGTCCCCGGGCCGAATACCAACCCGGTGGGTGGGTTGGTACGGCACATCGGCATCGCCTCGGTGCGGCTCTTGTACCGAGGCCGGGGAGAGGAAATCCCCGAGCCTTTCCAAAAGCTGCCCCCTGAGCAGCTGCGCCTCACCCATGAGGCCCCTGAAGCTGTGCTGGGAGAGTTTCGGGCCAACATGCGGCTGGTCTGGGAGGGGCTTTCGGCTTTACGCGAGGCCGACCTCGAGGCTCCCCGGGCCTGGGGCAGTAACCCTCCGGTGCCGGCCATGTATATCTTCGATCATATCGGCAACCACGCCCAGCACCACGCGGGCCAGATCATCACCACCCGTAAGCTATGGGACGCGACCCGTATCTAA
- a CDS encoding DUF418 domain-containing protein gives MVTPARERDAFLDALRGFALFGILVVNLEAFADPFYSVSHSGEPLDDLGRAIITFFCSGKFYTIFATLFGLGLAWQAARLRAMGLDPQPVLRRRLRWLLGAGAVHGIVLFSGDILGTYAVLGLFALRYLERPYLLRTALAYYAFGVALLAGLSFWFGARGLSPDAAIYASGSFAEVSRVRLWDWLWNTGWSIVLGFEIVGLMLFGFYLFEHWQRFSAVTLRRGILLGLVLGIPVNAYDIWAGPHYLEPLRGLGGLAFAVVYAGLIRLYWDRLRWLHPLQYAGRMPLTNYLLQSLVMSTVFYGYGLGLYGQVSPLLFPLIAVGFVALQVLLSRWWLERFHQGPLERLWRKYTYAGLQSNAEAGSR, from the coding sequence GTGGTCACCCCTGCTCGAGAGAGAGATGCTTTCCTCGACGCCCTGCGGGGTTTTGCCCTATTCGGCATCCTGGTGGTGAATCTGGAAGCCTTCGCCGACCCCTTTTATTCGGTCTCGCATAGCGGCGAACCCCTGGACGACCTGGGCCGGGCGATCATCACCTTCTTCTGTAGCGGTAAGTTCTACACCATCTTTGCCACGCTGTTCGGATTGGGCTTGGCTTGGCAAGCTGCACGGCTGCGGGCTATGGGGCTAGACCCCCAACCGGTCCTGCGGCGAAGACTACGGTGGCTGCTGGGCGCCGGAGCCGTCCATGGCATCGTTCTCTTTAGCGGTGACATCCTGGGAACCTACGCGGTGTTAGGGCTTTTTGCCCTGCGCTACCTCGAGCGCCCCTACCTCTTACGAACCGCACTCGCCTACTATGCGTTCGGGGTAGCTTTGCTGGCCGGGCTGAGCTTCTGGTTCGGTGCCCGCGGACTCAGCCCGGATGCCGCCATCTACGCTAGCGGCAGCTTCGCTGAGGTGAGCCGGGTACGGCTATGGGACTGGCTGTGGAATACCGGCTGGAGCATCGTGCTGGGCTTCGAGATCGTGGGGTTGATGCTTTTTGGCTTTTACCTTTTCGAGCACTGGCAGCGGTTTTCGGCGGTGACCCTGCGCCGGGGTATCCTGCTGGGGCTTGTGCTGGGCATCCCGGTGAACGCTTACGACATCTGGGCCGGGCCCCATTACCTCGAGCCCCTACGCGGCCTAGGCGGTTTGGCCTTCGCGGTGGTCTACGCCGGACTGATCCGGCTCTACTGGGATCGCCTGCGCTGGCTTCACCCCCTGCAATATGCCGGGCGGATGCCGCTCACCAACTATCTGTTGCAATCGCTGGTGATGAGCACGGTGTTCTACGGGTACGGACTGGGATTGTACGGACAGGTCAGTCCGCTTTTGTTCCCGCTCATCGCGGTGGGGTTCGTGGCCTTACAGGTGCTGTTGAGCCGGTGGTGGCTCGAGCGCTTCCATCAGGGACCGCTGGAGCGGCTATGGCGGAAGTACACCTATGCCGGGCTGCAATCAAATGCGGAAGCTGGGTCAAGGTAA
- the carA gene encoding glutamine-hydrolyzing carbamoyl-phosphate synthase small subunit → MKERAVLVLEDGTTYHGYAFGSRGKTVGEVVFNTAQTGYQETLTDPSYNGQIVVMTYPHQGNYGVNVFDMESNRPWVRGFVAREFSPYAAGPRAQQSLAEFMEFYGVTGLEGIDTRALVRKIREGGVLKGVIAHASALGGKDYRFNEADLKALQAEARSWTDIDGRDMTPEVSTPLPYAYPTLKTGRRIVVMDFGIKLSQVKYMAELGFEPIVVPGKTTPAQIMALEPQGLFVSNGPGDPSMPRYAHDTLWKLMGLLPTFGICLGHQMLALAAGGRTFKMKFGHRGANHPVKNLLTGKVEITSQNHGYAVDPDSLKEFKPTHINLNDGTLEGMAHVRYPVFSVQYHPEASPGPHDSIYLFRRFLEEVESFHGVTGMPVEKQQADKLGV, encoded by the coding sequence ATGAAGGAACGCGCAGTCTTGGTCTTAGAAGACGGCACCACCTACCACGGCTATGCCTTTGGCAGCCGTGGCAAGACCGTGGGCGAGGTGGTTTTCAACACTGCCCAGACCGGTTACCAGGAGACCCTTACCGACCCCAGCTACAACGGGCAGATTGTGGTGATGACCTATCCCCACCAGGGCAACTACGGGGTGAATGTCTTCGACATGGAATCGAACCGCCCCTGGGTACGGGGCTTCGTGGCCAGGGAGTTCAGCCCCTACGCGGCAGGCCCCAGAGCCCAGCAGAGCTTGGCTGAGTTTATGGAGTTCTACGGGGTGACGGGGCTCGAAGGTATCGACACCCGCGCTCTGGTGCGCAAGATCCGCGAGGGCGGGGTGCTCAAAGGGGTGATCGCCCATGCCTCAGCGCTGGGCGGTAAGGACTACCGTTTCAACGAGGCAGACCTCAAGGCCCTTCAGGCTGAGGCTCGTTCCTGGACTGACATCGACGGGCGCGACATGACCCCCGAGGTCTCCACCCCGCTACCTTACGCCTACCCCACCCTCAAGACCGGGCGGCGCATCGTGGTGATGGACTTTGGTATCAAGCTTTCCCAGGTCAAGTACATGGCCGAACTCGGCTTTGAACCCATCGTGGTACCGGGCAAGACCACTCCTGCGCAGATCATGGCCCTCGAGCCCCAGGGGCTCTTCGTCTCTAACGGCCCGGGCGACCCCTCCATGCCCCGCTACGCTCATGACACCCTCTGGAAGCTGATGGGCCTTTTGCCTACCTTCGGCATCTGCTTGGGCCACCAGATGCTGGCCCTGGCCGCGGGAGGGCGCACCTTTAAGATGAAGTTCGGCCACCGGGGGGCCAACCATCCGGTCAAGAACCTGCTCACCGGCAAGGTTGAGATCACCAGCCAGAACCACGGCTACGCGGTGGACCCCGATTCCCTCAAGGAGTTCAAGCCCACCCACATCAACCTCAACGACGGAACCCTCGAGGGCATGGCCCACGTGCGCTACCCGGTCTTCAGCGTGCAGTACCACCCCGAGGCTAGCCCTGGCCCGCACGACTCGATCTACTTATTTCGGCGATTCTTGGAAGAGGTCGAAAGCTTTCACGGGGTAACGGGGATGCCGGTGGAGAAGCAGCAGGCCGATAAGCTGGGGGTTTGA
- a CDS encoding N-acetyltransferase — protein sequence MTLEIGTTFLPKVRFDANTELRKAKMRDVEQIYTLIKYWAERGLMLVRSHDHLYENLRDFFVLEDEDGYIVGSGALHLLWHDIAEVRGLAVHPDRQGQGLGRWLALAAEREARDLGVPQIFAWTLQVRFFESLGYSVTTREKLPPKVWSECNRCPFYDNCREIGVTKVLDPQHAYMRARP from the coding sequence GTGACCCTGGAGATAGGAACCACCTTTTTGCCCAAAGTACGCTTCGATGCCAATACCGAGTTGCGCAAGGCCAAGATGCGCGACGTGGAGCAAATTTATACGCTCATAAAGTATTGGGCTGAACGCGGGCTGATGCTGGTGCGTAGCCACGACCACCTCTACGAGAACCTGCGGGACTTTTTCGTATTGGAGGACGAAGACGGCTACATCGTCGGCTCTGGGGCTTTGCACCTCCTCTGGCACGACATCGCTGAGGTGCGGGGGCTGGCGGTTCACCCGGACCGCCAGGGGCAGGGGCTGGGGCGCTGGCTGGCCTTGGCCGCTGAACGTGAGGCCCGTGACCTGGGGGTGCCGCAGATCTTCGCCTGGACTTTGCAGGTTAGGTTTTTTGAGTCCCTCGGCTATAGCGTCACCACCCGGGAGAAGCTGCCACCCAAGGTCTGGAGCGAATGCAACCGTTGCCCCTTCTACGACAACTGCCGCGAGATCGGTGTGACCAAGGTGCTCGACCCGCAACACGCCTACATGAGGGCTCGTCCGTAG
- the argH gene encoding argininosuccinate lyase, producing the protein MSQETQRTWGGRFSEAPNQLAQEFNASWRFDQRLALVDIEGSLAHAAMLAQQGIISPEEGETLRQGLMQVREEILCGKFVWREELEDVHMNVETRLTELVGPVGGKLHTARSRNDQVATDLRLWLRGELTGTLAELEALRKVLVSQAEKYVDPPLILPGYTHLQRAMPVLLSHWFLAYYEMLTRDAGRIQDAQRRLNESPLGAAALAGTGFPIDREFTARQLGFTRPMRNSLDAVGSRDFVLEALAALAIGQLTLSRMAEEIILYTSFEFGFAVLPDAFSTGSSIMPQKKNADIAELIRGKAGRVVGSFVGLATVVKGLPLAYNKDFQEDKEPLFDAVDTYRASLRLLTAMLPGLVWRPEPMAKAAESGFSLATELADYLAHKGLPFREAHHVVGQIVRYCIEGGKELRDLTLQDLQGFHALFEADALELTRLETAIHRRNSQGGTAPLRVREAIEVAKKEIGW; encoded by the coding sequence GTGAGTCAAGAGACCCAACGCACCTGGGGAGGCCGTTTTTCCGAAGCTCCCAACCAGCTGGCTCAGGAGTTCAACGCCTCCTGGCGCTTCGATCAGAGATTGGCGCTGGTGGACATCGAAGGATCCTTAGCGCACGCTGCGATGCTGGCCCAGCAGGGAATCATCAGCCCAGAGGAAGGCGAAACCCTGCGCCAGGGGCTCATGCAGGTGCGCGAGGAAATCCTCTGTGGCAAGTTCGTCTGGCGAGAGGAACTCGAGGACGTGCATATGAACGTGGAGACCCGCCTGACGGAGTTGGTGGGGCCCGTGGGCGGGAAGCTTCACACCGCCAGGAGCCGCAACGACCAGGTGGCTACCGACCTCAGGTTATGGCTCCGCGGCGAGCTGACGGGGACGCTGGCGGAGCTCGAGGCCCTGCGAAAAGTCCTGGTCAGCCAGGCGGAAAAGTACGTGGACCCGCCCCTGATCCTGCCCGGCTATACCCATCTTCAGCGAGCCATGCCGGTGTTGCTATCGCACTGGTTTTTGGCTTACTACGAGATGCTCACCCGCGACGCTGGACGTATCCAAGACGCCCAAAGGCGGCTGAACGAGTCCCCCTTGGGGGCGGCGGCCCTGGCCGGGACGGGTTTCCCTATCGACCGCGAGTTCACCGCCCGGCAGCTCGGCTTCACCAGGCCCATGCGGAACTCGTTGGATGCAGTGGGCTCGCGGGACTTCGTGCTCGAGGCCTTGGCGGCTTTGGCCATCGGGCAGCTGACGCTTTCGCGTATGGCCGAGGAGATCATCCTCTATACCTCCTTTGAGTTTGGCTTCGCGGTGCTGCCGGATGCCTTCAGTACCGGGTCTTCGATCATGCCACAAAAGAAAAACGCCGATATCGCCGAGCTGATCCGGGGCAAGGCGGGCCGGGTAGTGGGCAGTTTCGTGGGGCTGGCAACGGTGGTGAAAGGGCTTCCGCTAGCCTACAATAAGGACTTTCAGGAGGACAAGGAACCCCTCTTCGATGCGGTGGATACCTACCGCGCTTCGCTAAGGCTTTTGACGGCGATGTTGCCTGGGTTGGTATGGCGACCGGAGCCGATGGCTAAGGCGGCTGAGTCGGGTTTCTCGCTCGCTACCGAGCTGGCCGATTACCTGGCGCACAAAGGCCTGCCCTTCCGCGAAGCCCACCATGTAGTGGGGCAAATCGTGCGCTACTGCATCGAAGGGGGGAAAGAGTTGCGGGATCTAACCCTGCAAGACCTTCAGGGTTTTCATGCTTTATTCGAGGCGGATGCCTTAGAACTTACCCGGCTCGAGACCGCCATCCACCGACGAAATTCCCAGGGCGGTACTGCGCCCCTTCGGGTCAGGGAAGCCATTGAAGTCGCTAAAAAGGAAATCGGTTGGTAA